DNA from Chaetodon trifascialis isolate fChaTrf1 chromosome 14, fChaTrf1.hap1, whole genome shotgun sequence:
ATTCTATGAAACGATTACAACAAGCTGTCCAACACTGGAAGGTATTTGACACAGAGGCTCTGAGTAATAGCAGAGTAAATGTTTCCATAACCGACTGGTGATCAACAAAATCCATTTGGGTAGAGTCGAAAGAAACAGCTTGACCAAAGTGAAACGTTAGTACCACAAGCTATATATATGATATGCTGACTTTAGCTGAATATTGACAGGGATATCGTTTTTAAAATGTCTAGTTAACTGATGTTACATAGTTGGCTACCGAcctagctaacagcagctaactGTTAGTCAACATTCAGATGGTTAGCTCGCTTGTTAATCTCAGCTCTGCGGTGTCAAAAGAGATTAAGTAGTAAAAACTGATATTTCATGCTACCTCGCCAGAAGATTGACTCCTCTCAAAATAATAGTGGGTAAAGTGATGATTTATCCAGCTGTGGAAGCCAGTTAGCCAGCTAAGTTAGCCTGCCGAGACATAGAACTGCAAGCTAACACTATATCGGCTCTCACAACTACAACTCTGGAGAAGGAAAGGCGTACCCGCGCTTCACTGATGACGTATTCTGAAGAGTGGGCGCGCTCTGGAACaaacgcgcgcgcgcgcgcacacacagacgcgcacactcacacacagacacgttaTATAAAAGTCCAAAGTGTGACAAGGATGTTTTAAAACTCATGAAGTAAAGCATTTTTTCCAAACTGTTCGACCCAACCCAGCGGAACTAAACATTAACTGACGATCACTGTGATTTTCATAGATTAGAGAAAGAAATAATATTAATCACCTTCTCACTGTGCAATATAAAATCTCTGCCTATGGTGTACATTTACAGTTTATATCCTGGAATTCTAACTTTGCCCAAACTTGATGCAATGCCAGTTAGTTTAATGTGATAAAAGACAAATTAATTTAAGAATACACTTCATGTAGGCGTATTATTGGCTGTTGTAATAAGGGTCTGTAAAATCTGATTTGACCTTTGGGCCTTGCTGCAATATGGAGCCTGGCAGGTGCCCTTAATTACTGAATCGTGTGTATAAATTACTATTGAGTGCTcctgattaatcatttattcatttttagtGGCTCATATTACCAAACAAACAGTGAACCCTGGAATTTTGGGGCCTCTGGTGGTTTGAGGCTGGAGTTACCCATTTTGGCCTGCTGGTTATTCAGCCATAATTCAATGGCATTATTGTTACTTTCTGGCACTGTTAGTAATATGAGAAAATATAAACAGCTGCTAAGCCAAAGAGGATTTAATTTGATTGTGACCTGGGAGATGAAGCAGGTAAATATCATGGTGAGCAAAAGAAATGTTGATTGGTATTGTTCTGTCATCTGACATTTACTTAGTtcagtggaagaggaagaattCAGATTCCTTTAGTATTAAAAGTGCTAATCATGGAAATGTAATATTACTTAACTTAATATTATTAAGTTTACagctttgcttttctctgtccaaAAACGACATGTTAAAGCGCACAATTTAATCAGGCTTTTGGTACCATTCAATTCGATTTAGTATTTAATAAACTACTAAAGCTGCAGGACAATAGAGAGGACAGATGCATGACCAACTTTTAAAGGAGGGGGGCGCTTGTTTGGGATTGGCCAAACCAGTCACAAGATGatgtgaagtaaaaaaaaaaaaaaaaaaacattgaaagcGCCTCTACCATCcagatcagcagctgcagcttcagggaATTTTAATTCTACAACAATGGTAAGTTGTTCTGTGTTCTTGTCAGAGAGCCGCCGCCATTGTCGTTTCCGCTTTTTAATCGTGTGCTCGTCACAAATGTGAAGTTCCGGGGACTATTGAGGAAAAGTAAGGTCGCACATTGGCTAGCGTTAGCCTGCTAGCCTAGCAGTAGTTCGATCGTCTGACCGTTTAATGTCAAGTTCGACAGGATAGAAATGTTAGTTTTCCGGTTATGGATTTCCAGAATAAAATTTCTGTTGGCACCATATGTTGTGCTCCTAGTTTTGGAACAAAATCTCATTAAATGGAAACATCGAATGTCATGAGCACCAGAAAATAATCTGTGTTCATTACCACTACACTTAGATGTGATTCTTTACTTTTATATGACACGGtgcgcttttattttgaagtccaATATAGCGAGCTTCCTGTAACAGTGGAGCAGTGTGCGGTTAGCTTGTCGCAGCAGCTCACCGTTATAATTCTCGACGCGTTTGGGTGTGCAGGGAGCGCCTTAGCGCTAGCTCGCCTTCTGATCATGAGGAACAATGTTTCTCTATGGCTTTTTGGCCGCGTTTCATGACAGCTCCACTGTCTTCAGTGTCGATCAGTACCTGGCGGAAATTTCTGTCTCATTTGTACACATAAGATTCATTGATTACTTGGCAGTTTAACTTAGCTgactctcatttcctgtctgaatTAGCAGCCAAACTAGCGAGCTAGCTGTCAGTGGCTGACAGATTTTAAAGCAGAAGTGAACCTGTGGCCACCTCCCGGCTTGTATTGTCATGCCTGTGCTTCATCATTTTCCTCTGCATCCTGTTTTCCAACTCTCTTTGTTCCAACCACAGACACTCTAGTCTCTTCTTAATCTGTGAAGATCTCTCTGAGCTCAGTGAAATCCTGACTCCCACCAGCCATCTGTTCAGGAGGGTGTAATTATAGAATTCAGAGACTCTGCAGAGACTCTTAAAGAGTTTATGTCTTTGTGGTGGAGTTATGTAATATTGTGTGTGGACGTGACTTAAAATCCCGTTGAGACTGGtgtattgttttctttctgaatAAAGCCTGTGGGTCAGATTGGACTCCTGACTGCCAACACGGTGCTCTACAGCTCAGCAGTAAATTGCATGAAAaccacttaaagctgcagtctgTGACTCTGCAGCTGCCTTCCATATAAACCTTATCCCTAAAAAAAATGAGGCCAAATTAAATACCCCCCATAAAGCAATAGATTGAgatgcatatatatataatgtatatttttCTCTACATTTTGTTGCTTGCTCCAttactaaaaaaagaaaatctacaTATTCTTTAACCCAGTTTTCCACACTGTCAGGTTTCTTTTTGAGCGAACATGTGGCTGACAGGAGGGACTCTGTACATTTAACATGGATGACAGCAAATCAGTTGCATCGTTTACATTAATCGACATGATGTTGGATATGTTCTGTGTAGGatgaagacattttaatgcgtgatgaagaggaaaagaacaattttttgggggggggtttcTCAGAGAAACAAACTCATTACTCAGATCTCTCTGCAGGAGGTTTTGCACTCTATTatgcaaaaaataataattttggaaatgtgtgtgaagtggttgaaagtgaaaaatcagTATAAACTTTATCCAGGTTCTGTGAGCTTTAAGCTATGCAGAACAAAGGCATCTATTTCTATATACTTTTCCCTCTCATATCAGAGCACGTCATACAGCTGATATGAAGGATGGTGGCTGCCAGGAACAGCGTACTTTCTGATGCAGATGCAGTATGATTACCAGCTGAAGAATATTACGTGTCATCTATTACTCAGATAAAGCCTTTTTAGTTTTAAATCCAAAGATCACAGCTTGGGTTTGTTGGCTAACAcaaagaacatttaaaaaaaatgtatgaataCAGATTAATTGTGCATTTTGAAGTGAGCATGTTGATGGATTTGCATGTTTCTCCTGTTTATATCAGAGTGAATCACTGGTGGTGTGCGACGTGGATGAAGATCTGGTTAAGAAGCTGAAGGAGTTCCGTTTCCGAAAGGAGACCAATAATGCGGCCATCGTCAGTGAGTAATCACATTTTATGtcattctctttcttctcttgtcACAATATCGTCAAGGTCAGACAGTACGAGGGAAGATGGTGTGAGGGGTTCCAGGTCCATGTGGAATTCATCATGATTAtagagtgtgtgttacagtgtgagCCTTGTCTTTGTGGTTGTCGGGTGGCAGTTTGCAGAATTAGGTCACCTTCCACAAACTGGCTTCCTTCAATTAAGTGTGAAGTCAATACTTGTGGGTTAAATGTACCATCAACATCAACTTCCTGCTCTGTGGAACAAAACTGAGGTGAACACAGTGCCTCTCTAAACTCCTGAATCACATTAAtgacttagcttagcttagcagtaAGACTGCTGGTGGTGTGACAGTTTGGTGTTGTACCAGTTTCAAGCTTGATCCTCCACTATCTCTGGATCAAAATGCCATTGCTAATTGGATTCggagtgtgtttgcatgacaTGGACTCTGActcaaaggcacacacacacaccttttgcACCAAATGTGAGCAAAAATATGTGTTAAATTAAATTTTTTCATACAAAATCTCAAAATATGCTACTCTTGAACGTACccacttctgctgctgcttctactCCCACGACTAAACTCATGTGAGTGTTTCCATGCAGCTGTTGActttacattttcctgttttcaccCCTCAGTGAAGATTGATAAAGACAAGCAGCTGGTTATTCTTGAAGAAGAACATGAGGTAAGTTAGCTTTTGAACATGTCATTATAATATGATGTACTTTATTCTTGTGTCTGCACATAATATAGAGCAAGTTCACATTTCAGGTTTCAATTTAAAGGTACCAAACTGAATTTTCTTGACATTGAATTCACACTACATGACGTGACTGTGTGTAATTGACCTTTGAACTTTGTGTGGTTAAACTTATTTTGGCCTGGCACCTGTTCAATCCGTAGTAGCCTTTGTAGATAAAGTGTAATTTAAGACATTGCACAACAGCAGAGCCAGAGTGTCTCGCTCAATTATTCTTTACATATCTGTCCTTTTTTCAGGATATTTCTCCTGATGATCTGAAGGATGAACTGCCTGAGAGACAGCCAAGATATCCTTCGAATAAGTGACCTCTACCGGCCTTTCAGTGATTCCCTTCTTCCCTTTACTCTGTTATGTCTTGTGACATATTCTTCCTGCCACATGGCCTGTGTTTTCATATTGCTTTAAGGTAGATTTTTACTTGAACTAGACAACTGTATTTAAAATCTTATCTTAATTCGCTCTTGTTAAATGAATGAGAGAGTTAAGTCCCGCTTTAGATTTGTATTCCCTCTATCTTAACTGTGTAATATTGAGTCCTGATGTGAAATCTGTGACCCGTCCTTAGCACCAGGAACATTTGTCGTCTACAGTTATAAATACCAACATGATGATGGACGTGTTTCCTATCCTCTCTGCTTCATCTTCTCCAGTCCAGTGGGTAAGAACACCTCTGCAGGTCATTCTGATGAATTGTTCCTCAGTCTGCTCACTGCACTATTTTATCATCAAGGTTTTTGATGTTGGTATATTGGTGTTGGGCAGGTTGCAGACCAGAGCAGCAGATGATGTACGCAGGAAGCAAAAACAAGCTGGTGCAAACGGTTCAGCTGTCCAAGGTTAGTGAGCTGCTTCTAACATGAACAAGTTCCTTTCATTTTATTAGCCATGCACGCGACAGGgctctgtctgtcggtctgtccaccactgtggttcagactgaaatacctCTACAGCTTCgggatggatttccatgaaatttgtTACAGACATGCATGTTCCCCCCAGGATAAATTTGAATCACTTTGGTGACATCTTAACTGTTCATATGCATCATcagcaggtcaaaatttcaatttgtccaatactttgatctcagtcacacactgtataaaacatgggCGTAGTCTCTGTGACGTCGCCtgcaggtttctgaagagcccTTGTGAAACTCAGTGGGTTCGGCCGTCACCATCTTGGCAATGCCTGACTCCACTGAACTGCCAGCTattccaaaaatgggcaaagaagCGGAGTGTGGGAGGAGGAGCCAATTAAAACatggttgctgaaacctagcagctggctgtcactcaaagcagccatgcccataCATTACATACTTTAAGCtgtaatataatttaaacaagtGACTTGTATAAAAAAGCATGATCATTATGATAGCaggctgacattagcatttagctcaaaccaCTGTTCAGCTTCATAGCACTGCTAGCAAGGCAGAAGACTGTTGGTCCTGCTTATTAAAAACATTAGTATATTAATGTTACATTATTGTATAAACTGCCAATTAATGTAGTGATGTCATGCAGTTCGTGTGATTTTCATCCATTTAGGTTGGTATTTCATTAGATTATCAAACATCTATTGCATTGTTAGCTAAACACTAAACTGTATTCTTACTTCAAATGATTTTTGAATCCTGCTCCgtgctgctttctgtgttttttacaGGTGTTTGAgatcagaaacacagaggacCTAACAGAGGAATGGCTCAGAGGCAAGCTCGGGTTCTTCGGCTAAAGTCATCTCATCTGGTGGTCTGGGATGTGAGGAGGATCCAGATTGCACAACTGGTGTCATCTCTTGGGAAGAACACACCACAGTTaatgtttccctcctctttgTACCAGACCTGATTTAAATAGTGTTTGCAAATACTTCCTGTATTCAGTTTTAGGCCTCTTTGGTAATAGTTTTTAGTCTGCATACTACAGTCCATTGTGCCAGAAGTTTCAGACAATCACAGGAGTTTGTACACTTAACTGTGACTGTTGACATGTGCAGAGCTAACTAAACCTCACCCACCTGGCAGCCTAAAACTGAAAATACTATTTGACGCAGGTCTGCTTTTGTGTCCCATGCATTCTCTCCATGTGCCAGTTGTGTCTGTATTAATTAACACTCCCATAGCTCTTAAAGTGGTCAGAAATTGATAGTGTTCATTCAGGAGAATTTAACGGCATCGTAACCaaggtttttgtttctttaggTAGTTTACACTCAGTGTTGTTTGCAACTCTGAACCTCCTGAGTTTCACCTTTTTATGTTGAATAATTTTTCATAATTTGAGGGATCTTTTAGATTTTTGctggtgttttttgtgtgtatgtagggTTATGTAAGCATATActttttaacaaaacaaacctcCTGCCAGAACATCTGCACAATCAAAGCTACAATTCAGAGAACAATATAGAGTTCAGCTTTagtcagtctctgcttcctTATTCATTCAAACTGTAAATAACAGCGCTAAGACCATTTGATAAGTGGCACTTCTACTGTAAGACTCTGTGCGGTGTGTTGTACCTTCTCCTGTGCGCATGAGCACACCGGCCGAAGCCCTCGAGTGGCGCTTGTCACACTGCAGACTTTCCCGTCAGTCCATCATCAGATcacatcttttcctctctgtttagAGAAAAAACAGTGTGACTCTTGGGTAAAGCTGTATTCTGCCTTTGACCTGCGTATTTGTTACAATGATATCATACTCCTGAAAACAATATTTCTACTGAAACATTCCAAACTGAAAGATGTATTACTTACAACAAACCTCTGTCTCCAGTGACCATGACAGTCTTGAAAAACTGCACACAGGGTGGCATTACTGGCCCTCTTTTTAATCTACTGGGCTACTCTGTATAAGTGGGTTATTGTGTCTGTAGGGAGATTGTTAGCTTACGTTGTGCATTATAGCTATTACTGTTATTAGTGTCAATGAATGTCGTGCTTCATTCTGATGTAAAGCCACTTTGATTGCTTAGTGGTCGTCACAGCTTTGAGAATGATGGCTGTGACTTCTCCAAATGCCAGTTGTGCTTAATATTTAGACTTGGTAGGTAAAGGACAGCATCTGGGCAATTTCCATCTTCTATCCAGAACAGGGTTCGACCAATATGCTGCAGCTTTTTGAAGGCTGGCACTGATATGTGTGTATTCAGTGTGCCAGCAGCTTATATTCCATGCCAATATCTAAGATCTACAATGCAGTTTATGTccttctgtatgaagtttgagcAGCTATTGCAGAGGATTACTGGTACATGTGAACATGGATTGGGATGTGGGATCCTCTTTATTTCTACAATTAGTTATGTTTTGTCACTATTGAACTTTACTGACATCTACTGGATTTTAACATGTATGGCATTTAGGGCCAAATGCCTTATATTGCAATGTTAGTGAAAATGAGACATAAATCATCTGTCCGCCCTGTGATTTGGATTAACTCCAGAATGTAATGAGTTCTTCCTTGGCCCATGCAACAACCTTCCACCAGTTTTCATGAAAATGGGACCAGTAGCTTTTCTGTATATCTGCTGACAGATAACAACATAAATGTGTCACTTTACAAATACTTGTGGACTCTGTTGTATGTATTTGGCTGTTTTTCCTGCCCAAAAGTGACAGTCTTCCTGCTGAAGATCCTCTAAATCAGGATTTAAACCAATCCAACACACCCCAAACCAGTTGTGAATACTTAAAGGATTAGCGGCTCTTAACAGCAGAGCCAGCAGGCCGGATAGATAAAGCTGCATGAAATGTACATAAAATTGTATTGTAGGTGCTACAGACTGTTTTCATGTCAGCTGTGAGAGAGAAACCTGCATTATACAGGCGGTGGATGATTCGAGTGGCAGATTTCTGATTCTTGATAAAAGCTTAATATAGCTCCGTATATTGGTCTGACCCTAAGTAAGAATAATTGGCACAAATGAATTCCATATGTTTGCTCAGCAGTATCTTCTCTTTTGAGAAGAAAGGGAACATTGTGGCTGATTAAAAGCCGTAAGGCAGGAAATCACCACCTCATGTATGATGTTATTATACTGCTAAGTCTACCATACCAATGCCTTGtcttaattttttatttttggcttATTTGCATCTATTTTTAAATACCATGaggccaaaatgaaaacatgattggAAAGGACTTGTTGAGTGATTCTAATGTTTTTTAAggtagtgatttttttttctcgtaACTTTCTGATCTGTAAAATCCAAGAAATgtcatccttttttttgtttcatgtgtaaTCTTGGTGAAAGTTTCTTTTTACAGAGATCTGACTCAAAGATATGTACGCACAATCATACCGTTTCATGTTAATCATTTATTGATTTACATGTCAGCGCAGGGTTTAATCCAACAGGAGCAATGGGGGTAGAACTGtaatcatttgttttgctgtctaTTGATACCATTGAAGCTAAGATTTACACTGTCTGCTCCATATTAACCAGTATTATGCTGCTGTAGCTGAAAAACATCATTCCAGCATGGATGGTTCTCATGTTTATGTTGGTTTCTGTTCATACTTGAGCTGAAATTGTATGCTATCTTTTATGGGTAAAAGAGGTTTtatgcagtggtggaagaagtactcagatcttgtacttaagtaaaagtagcaatgccacagtgtagaaatactcagttacaagtaaaagccatgcacaaaaagtacaaaagtacgGGCATCAAAATACACTTTAAGTACTAAAGCAAgagtactcattatgcagaatgacccatttcagaataactgttggattataattattgatgccTCAGTGTGTaaacatcactttaatgttgagGCTGGAAAAGCAGCTAACTTtaattactttatatactgttaaCCCCCCCATCATATCTTAACCTATAATAATACATAATTTATTTAATGGTTGTATTTTGGATTATTAATCAAAACCTCCAAAGTAACTAAAGTTATCAAATTAATGTAATGATGTCAAATGTACAATATTtgtctctgaaatgtagtggagaagtattaagtagcagaaaatgaaaatactcaagtattcaatattcaatattcctttattcgtcccttgaggggaaattccaaaaattGTAttcctcaaaattgtacttaagtacactGCTTGAGTAACCGTACTTATAGACTTTCCACCACTGGCGTTATGATCCataaaaaccattaaaaactCTTGATTAATTTTCAAAAATTCACAGTCAATCTGAAATCAAAGACGGGGTTTGTTTGGCAAAAGCAACACACTTGAACTCTGAAACAGTCTTTGTATTTGATTTGAAACGTGCAGTGTACTAGTTTTACTTTatctttttaaaacaaaattcTTCTAACCTGTAAAATGTGGAGAGCTACTGTAAAATAAGT
Protein-coding regions in this window:
- the gmfb gene encoding glia maturation factor beta, with the protein product MSESLVVCDVDEDLVKKLKEFRFRKETNNAAIVMKIDKDKQLVILEEEHEDISPDDLKDELPERQPRFVVYSYKYQHDDGRVSYPLCFIFSSPVGCRPEQQMMYAGSKNKLVQTVQLSKVFEIRNTEDLTEEWLRGKLGFFG